Part of the candidate division KSB1 bacterium genome is shown below.
CAATTGGCCGCGAGTGTTGAATCCAAAGATCACTTTTCCGCTGAACGAGGAAAATCTGCGCCGCGTGGAAAAGGCTGAACAAATGAGCTTGCAGCAAATCAAGCGCGCCATTTTAGATAATCCTGATGATATTGCTGCGATCATTATCGAACCGATCCAAGGAGAGGGCGGTGATAATCATTTTCGAGCCGAATTTTTCAAGGAACTAAGGATGATTGCGGACGAAAACGATCTCTTATTGATCTTCGATGAAGTGCAATGCGGCATGGGAATTAGCGGCAAAATGTGGGCATATCAGCACTTTGGCGTAACACCTGACATTGTCGCGTTCGGCAAGAAGTCGCAGGTTTGCGGTATCATGGCGAGCAGAAAAATTGACCTGGTGGAAAACAATGTGTTCGTCGAATCAAGCCGCATTAACTCGACCTGGGGCGGCAATCTCGTCGATATGGTTCGCTGCCAACGGTATCTCGAGATCATGGTTGAGGAAAATCTGTTAGAAAATGCCACCAAAGTCGGCGCCTATTTCTTGGAAAAACTGTTGGAATTACAAAATAAATTTCCTCAGTTGCTTTCCAATATTCGAGGTCGTGGCTTGTTTATCGCGTTCGATCTCCCAGCAGATTTTATCCGGGATCAATTCATTCGGGAAGCCAGAAAAAGGGGGATGTTGGTGTTGAAATGTGGCGAACGATCGGTGCGATTTCGGCCCGCATTGAACATCACCCCACAGATCGTGGATGAAGCGATAGGCATCATCGATGCCACCTTGTTATTCATCACAAAAAAAGTAAATGCCATCGGCATTCAAGGAAAAGGAGAGTTATAATTGCATTGACGCTGGTTTCTTCAGGAAAATTGTATTTGGTCAGTACGCCCATTGGAAACTTAGAGGATATCACGCTTCGGGCGATCCAGGTCCTGAAGCAAGTAGATCTAATTGCAGCCGAGGACACTCGGCATTCATCGGTTCTTTTAAACCATTACGGTATTACAACGCCAACCACCAGCTTCCATGCGTTCAATATCGCGAAAAAGACACCGGCACTGATCCAAAAATTACTCCAGGGACGATCTATCGCCCTGATCTCCGATGCTGGGACGCCAGGCATTTCTGATCCAGCTTATCATCTGGTTCGCGAAGCAATTGCGAATAATATTGCGATCGAGGCCATTCCTGGCGCCACGGCGCTCATCCCAGCGCTAGTGATTTCTGGTTTGCCAGCTAACCGATTTGTATTTGAGGGATTTCTGCCGACCAAAAAAGGTCGACAAAAGCGGTTGCAAGAATTAGCTGACGAACAGCGAACAATGATCATCTATGAAGCTCCTCATCGGTTGCTCAAAACGCTGAACCAGTTGCTCGCTGTTTTCGGAAATCGTCGCGTGGCAATTATCCGAGAATTGACAAAGAAATTCGAGCAAGTTTACCGAGGGACATTGGCGGATATTACGCTGAACCCAGATCAATTGGTCCTCAAAGGGGAGTTCGTGGTGGTCATTGAAGGAAAGGGTAGAGAAAACGATCAGGAAACGGCGGCCAGTAAACAGTGATTAGTTAGTCAGAGAGAAATGAAGGGGAATTTTAGGGAATCATTATGATATGCGAGGGAAGAACCAAAATCCTTGCATCGGGTAAAAATCATCGCAAAGTGTACGCTTGATCATTTTGAATAATATTGTGGTTTGAGCATAAATTCGCTTTCAAGAGCATGTTTCGTTCGGAAGCATTATCATCTAATTTAATTCTGCTAAAAATCACTTGGTAAATTGTGACCATCAAGACGGGTGAAAATTGAAAATAAGAATTGTGTTTTTGCCAGATTGGCTTAAGAATCTCTATCTTCGGCTGATAACGCCAGTGATCGATTTTTTTATCAAGCGAAGGCTAAATCCGAACCATTTTACCACGCTTGGTTTTCTACTCAGCGTCCTGACCGCCTATCTGTTCGGTTCTGGATTTCTGAGGACTGCGGGGATCATCATGCTGATTTCTGGCACCTTCGACATTATCGATGGCAAAGTTGCCCGAGCCACCAATCGAGTGACGAAATTCGGTGCGTTGTACGATTCGACACTGGACCGATATTCTGAGGTGTTTATTTTTTTCGGCCTCGCCTATTACTTCGTAAATGACAAATGGGCAACAGCCCCGATGCCGCTATCTTTATGGAACTTAACTTTCGAGAGCTTCAATCTTTCCCTGGTTAGCATCATCGCTGTTTGTATGGCGCTCGGGGGCTCGGTGATGACCAGTTACGTTCGCGCGCGTGCCGAGGGATTGGGTCTGGAATGCAAGGTCGGCTGGATGCAACGGCCAGAGCGAGTGGTTTTCATCGCATTCGGTGCGATCTTTCATAAGCTTTTGCTGATCGCTGCCTTAATTTTGGTGGCAATTTTTGCCAATCTCACCGCCGTGCAGCGGCTCTACCACATCTGGGTCACGGACAAAGAAGCCCGCAAAAAATTGATCTCTGAATAGTTTCCGCTCTGATCAATTCATATTAGAGCTTTTGCGGGCATAATCATTTTGCCTTTTCAATAGAACTGATACCGAAGAGGCTGATTTGCAGGGCAAATTGATTGATTCAACTTTTGCTATCGCTGGATCATCAGCCAAGGGGATGACGGCTAAATTTTCCCGATCGATTCTTTAGTGCGAATTGTTACCTAAAAAATAACCAATCAACTGCTGTCAATATGACATTGCTTTTTGAATGAAATGAGAATATCAATTGATTTGATATCGTTTCATAAAGTTTTTTCGCTGGATGCTCGGATCAAAATCAAGGAATCAGAGAAAATCTGCGTTATCAATAAAGAGCATCTTAGTTCCATCAAGCTTGATCAAATTGAATTTGCTTTTTAGAATGCTATGTTGAAATCTTCATGTTGTTAAGCATGATGAAGATTTGGAGTGAACATTTCATTCGAAAATGATTATCCCATGCTTTAAGTTTAGGAGGGGGGCGCTATATGTTGATCAACATGTGCAAATCAAAAATCCATCGGGCGACCGTAACCGATGCCAATTTGAATTATGAGGGCAGCCTGACCATCGATTCGAAATTAATGGAGGCTGCCGACATTTTGCCATTTGAAAAGGTCCAGGTGTTGAACATCAATACTGGAGAGCGGGCTGAGACCTATGTGATTGAGGGAGAACCCGGCTCGGGCACGATTTGTTGCAACGGCGCGCTGGCCAGAATGGTGCAGATCGGTGATCTGGTCATTATCGTTGCTTATGCATTGATGTCCCCAGAGGAGGCAAAACAGTACGTCCCGAAAATTGTCCATGTAAATCAATCTAATCAGATCTTAGATTGAACCAGAAAATACAGGCGATTGATGGCTTCAACAATATCAACTCACTTTGAGAGGCAGTATGCTAATCGAGAGGCGTACATTTTTGATCATAAAAATGCGATGATTTTAAATTCATACAGGCGATTTTGACCTGACCGCACTTCAGCTCCATGAATTAAACCATGGTAATTTAGCTTGAAAGAGAACAGATCCGGGCAGATCAAAATTGTCAGCTAATTAATAACAGGTGAACCAGGAGGGAATAAGTGAAGAACATGGTAAATATTGAACAGCCGAAAGGCAAGCTTGGCATTCTTACGCCAGGGATGGGTGCTGTGGCGACGACGTTCATCGCTGGCGTGATGGCGGTGAGACGAGGGATTGCAAAACCAATTGGATCTTTGACTCAGATGGGGACGATTCGACTGGGGAAGCGGACTGAAAAGAGGGTGCCAAAAATAAAGGATTTTGTGCCATTAGCGGATTTGAACGATTTAGTCTTTGGTGGCTGGGATATTTTTGAGGACAATGTTTATGAGGCCGCCCTCAAGGCTGGCGTGCTGCAGACTGATTTACTGAACCAAGTGAAAGATGATATTGAAAAGATCGGACCCATGCCAGCGGTGTTCGATCAAAATTACGTCAGAAAGCTGCATGGCACTTATGTGAAAAAGGCCAAAACCAAGTACGATTACGCCCAACTGCTTATTGAAGACATACAAAATTTCAAGAAATCGAATCAGCTTGATCGAATGGTGATGATTTGGTGCGCCAGTACTGAAATTTATTTGAAGCCGCAACCGATTCATGAGACGCTGAGCGCTTTCGAGCAGGCGATGAAGGACAATCATCCTGGAATCGCTCCGAGCATGATTTATGCTTATGCAGCGATCGCAGCTGGGGTGCCATTTGCGAATGGGGCGCCAAATCTAACCGTGGATATCCCCGCTCTGATTGAATTTGCCCGGGAACGACAAGTTCCGATCGCTGGGAAGGACTTTAAAACTGGGCAAACGCTGATGAAGACCATCATCGCTCCTGGGCTCAAAGCGCGATTGCTGGGTTTGCAAGGCTGGTTTTCTACCAATATCCTGGGCAATCGCGATGGCGAGGTGCTCGATGACCCTGAGTCCTTCAAAACCAAGGAGGAAAGTAAACTTTCGGTTTTAGAATACATATTGCAACCTGAAGTTTACCCCGATCTATATAAAAAATTCTATCACAAGGTCCGCATCAATTATTATCCGCCGCGAGGCGATAATAAAGAGGGCTGGGATAATATCGACATTTTTGGGTGGTTGGGCTATCCGATGCAGATCAAGGTCGATTTTCTGTGTCGGGATAGCATCTTGGCAGCGCCTATCGTTTTAGATTTAGCTTTATTCATGGATTTGGCCCAGCGCTGCAAGATGAAAGGGATTCAAGAATGGCTGTCTTTTTATTTTAAAAGCCCGATGGTTGCCCCAGGCCTTTATCCCGAACATGATTTGTTCATCCAATTGATGAAGCTCAAAAACACGCTGCGCTATTTGAAAGGCGAGGAGCTAATTACTCACCTGGGATTGGAATATTACGATTAAGCGAGGATCTCAGTGGGTCATGGGTCGCCATTAAAAAATATTCTCAAAACCTCTCTGCCAGCGGTGATTGACCTATCATCACAAACGATCATGTTCACGATCGAGGCGATTTTGATTGGCCGGATCAGTACCGCTGCCTTTGCTGGTCAGGGACTGGCGATCCAGGTGATCATTTCGTTTTTGACCATATTGATTACCTTTATCGTTGGAAGCTCTTTGATCGTCGCCCGTCACCTCGGGGCTGAGGAACGCCGGGAGGCGAATCACGTGTTTGGTCAGGCGTTGATGATCAGCATTATCATTTCGTTCCTATTTGCCCTGATCTGGTTCTTCGGCGGGGTGCATCTTTTCAAATTGATCGAAGAGAGTGGTTCCATCGAAGCTCAGCGTGCCGGGGTTAGCTATTTGAGGATTGTGGCGTTGTTCGCCCCAATCATCATCACGAATTTCACGGCGGTCGGCGTGATTCGCGGGGCAGGGGATACCCATCTATCGATGTTGGTGAATGTCTGCATCAATGGGCTGAACCTGATTCTTGCCCCGCTATTTATCTTCGGCTGGTTCATGTTCCCCAGATGGGAAGTGGAAGGGGCTGCTATCGCGTTGGGCATCTCCCATTCGGTCGGATTTTTGATCACTCTCTATATTTTGCGAACCAGAAAAGGTTCACTGTTTTTATCGTTTCGCGAATTAACGAGGCCCAATTTTCAGACGTTTAAACGGCTGCTCAACGCCGGGGTGCCCACGACGGTCGAACAATTGGTCTGGGCGATCGGGATGTTGATCGTATCAATTTATGCCGCCAGATTGGGAGAAAAATACCTGGCGGCTCATATCGTTTTGATCCGCATCCAAAACATCCTTTCGATGGCTTACCTGGGCTTTAGTCTGGCAGCCATGACGCTGATGGGCAAAAACCTCGGAGCCGAGAAACGAAAATTGGCGGAACGAACCGCTAAAACCGCTGGCTGGGTTGGATTTGTGTTTTCGCTATTCGTTGCCATTGTCTTGGCGCTATTTTCGCGATCCGTTCTGTATTTCTTCACTCCAGAACCAGCAGTTTTGGCCATTGGCGTTAATGCGATGATCGTGTTCGCGATCGTTCAAGTCCCCAAAGCTGTTGATAGCGTCGTGATCGGAAATCTTCGAGGAGCTGGGGACTTGAAATGGCTTATGTATATGACCATGATTGGAGTTTTTATCTTTGAGATTTGTTTAAATTGGATTGTTGCCTTTCACACCAGCCTGGCGCTGACTGGATTATGGCTTACTCACTTATTGGATGAGTCTTTGAGGTTACTTGCCAATTATTGGAGATTCAAAGGCGGTCGCTGGAAATTCCTGAAAGTTTAGCCTCATATTTCTCATCTTCCGGCTCTATCACAAGCTGATTTTGGCGCATCAGGTCTTAAAACAGAGAAATGGAGTTTGATTCAGCCCAATGCTATGGCCCGAAATTTCTCTCCAAGATTGAACGATCAGATTAAATGAAATTGAAATTTGTTCATCGAGCCATTATTGGGCTATGAAAGAGAAGATCTTGAGTCATTCGCAAAAATCCGGCTCCCAATCAACGGAGGAGATAGAAATAATTCATGGTTTCGTGAAGAGATGAGATGGCACTGACCATAGGGGATTTTAATGGGCCCTTGGCGCATATGCCAATTGGTTTAAGGACATCGGTAACTCATGATTTAAGCGTTCTGCATGGGAAAAATCGGAGTGAAATAAAAGATCGAATATGTTGTAAGCGTTGGGTGCATTTTTTAACCCCAGCTCGAAACAACGGCAATTGCAGAATTGGATTCAAACTCTCAAAGGAGGTTGGTATCTGGGGCTCAATTCGATTATCGTCATTGGTCTCATGGATGCAGCGCTGCCAACTTGGGTCTTTGAAAACTGGAATTGAACAAAATGATGACTGGCAAATTGATCACTTTTGAGGGGATTGACCTCTGCGGCAAATCGGTTCAGATCGAGCAATTGGTCGCAAAGCTTCATGACAGAAATTATCCATTTTTATTATTACGCGAACCGGGTGGAACACTCATTGCAGAAAAGATCCGGGATACGCTGTTGAGTAAGGTCCCAGAGCCCATGAATCCGATTACCGAATATCTGCTCTATTCTGCAGCGCGGGCACAATTGGTGCAGGAGAAGATCATTCCAGCGCTGCAGCAAGGGCGTCTCGTGATTTGCGATCGATTTTTTGACTCATCTACGGCTTATCAGGGCTATGGTCGGGGAATTGACCTCGATTTTGTGGAGCGGACCAACCGATTTGTCACCCAGGGGATAGTGCCAAATTTGACTTTTTTGATCGATATTGACATTGATGAAATGGAGCAGCGCAAGAAAAGGATGAATAAGCAATTGGATCGTATGGAAGATCAGGATCGTACTTTTTTTGAACGAGTGAGAAACGGATATTTTGAGATCGCGGCGAAACAGTCGGAACGATTTCGCATCATTGATGGTAAAAGCACTATTCAAATAATTGCCGATGAAATTTGGGCGCAAGTAAAACGGATCGTAGCGCTCAACGAGTAATTGGCCTATTGGCAGCAACGCCAGGGATTCGAATCATGATACTATTCAGAGGAGGTTACGATGAATAGTTATAAACATTATCTGTCGTTGGCCATTGTTGTGGCATTGATTGGCGTAGTGATCCTATTCGGTGGCTGGGTCTCTCGCGGGGCCAACGTATCCAAGCCAGATTTTTACTTTGAGATCGATAAAAACCTCAAGTTGTTCGGTAAAGTCTATGAAGAGATCGCTACTCGATATGTGGAAGAGATAGATCCTGAGAAATTCATGAAGTCTGGCATTAATGGGATGCTGGACAATTTGGATCCCTATACAGTTTTCGTGGAGCAGGAGGGGAACAATGAGCTTCAGATTATGACCAAGGGGAAATACGGGGGCGTCGGGATGCGCATCGCCAAGCGAGAGGGATGGCCGACTGTAGTGGAGCCACCGTTCGAGGGCACACCGGCGGCAAAAGCTGGGATCCGCGAGGGAGATCAAATCATCGAGGTCGATGGCGTCGCTACTAACAATCTCTCCATTTCTGAAACAGCGCAACGGCTGCGCGGTGAAATTGGTACTGCTGTGAATATCAAGATTCGACGCGTGGGTGAAGAAAAGGTATTGGAATTCCGACTTATTCGCGCTGAAATTAAGATCAGCGATGTGAGTTATGCTGGCTTTGTGAAAGACAAAATTGGTTATGTGCGATTGGGTCAATTCTCTCGCTTTGCGGGAAAGCAGGTTCGAGATTCCATCGCCGTGCTGAAAAGCAAGGGCATGGAGGCCCTAATTCTCGATCTGCGGGGCAACCCAGGTGGCCTGCTGGAGTCCGCAGTCCAAGTGGCCGAAAATTTCGTTAAGCAGGGAGACTTGATCGTTTATACCCGAGGGCGAGCCACAGGCACCAATGTCGAATATCGCTCCAAAGAGACTCCGATTTGGGGGGATAAGCCGTTAGTTGTTTTAGTGGACGAATACAGTGCCTCCGCATCTGAAATCGTTGCCGGCGCGATTCAGGATTTGGATAGAGGATTGATCATCGGTTCGCCCACGTTTGGCAAAGGCTTGGTCCAAACTGTCGTTCCTTTGGATCGGGAAGGCACCTCATTAAAGATCACTACGGCTAAATATTATATCCCCAGCGGCCGTCTGATCCAGAAACCAGATTTTATCCGATCAAAAGAGATTTTGTATGGCTATGATAGCAAGAAGGATTCATTGAGCAACGTTGAGCCCGACCAATTCTACACAGTTGGAAAACGTCGGGTGCATGGCAAGGGTGGCATTGTCCCCGATATCAAGATCGCTTCAGAAGAGATCTCTCCATTGGTGGCGAATCTGACCATGAAATCGATGTTCTTCAATTTTGCGCTCGAATATGCCTCGAGCCACAAGTCGCTGAATACCGATTTCGTTATTGATGATAGCATTGTTGCTGATTTCAAAAAATTTCTGAAGGCCAAGGATTTCAGCTATAAAACTCGGAGCGAGATGAAACTTGAGGAATTGATCAAGGTTCTTAAAGAAGAAAAATATTCGAGTGCAATGGAGTCATCATTAGAACAATTGAAAAAAACGCTTCAAGAGGCAAAAGATCAGGACTTTCAGCGGGATCTCGAGACCATCAAATGGAATTTAAAAGCCGAGATCGCGGCGAAGCTTTGGGGAACACCTGGAAAGTATCAAGTGGAATTTCAATGGCACCCAGAGATCAAAAAGGCGGTTGAAATTCTATCGAATGATCGAGAATATTTTTCATTATTAAGCAGCAACGTAGATATTAAATAAGCCAATGATCATTCTCAATATTTAATTGGTGAACATCAAAATTGAAGCCCAAACTGCCGCACTTATGAAAAAGCTCAATAGCGATTTCCATCTTGTTTTGGGGCCTAATCATGATTCAAGCTTGTTCAAGGCAGCTATGTTTGAATTGCAAATAAAAAAGGCAATGCAAGTATTTTGTCAATAATGTATCACGTTTCATCTATAAAAGTCAAATAGCGAATTTGGTAAAAAATGTTAGGGAGAACGGTTAATGGGTAAAAAGTATGTCTATTTTTTTGGAGAAGGAAAAGCTGATGGTAATGCTAACATGAAAGAATTGTTGGGTGGCAAAGGTGCTAATCTGGCTGAGATGTGCAATTTAGGCATTCCAGTCCCACCCGGCTTCACGATTACCACTGAGATGTGCACTTATTATTATCAGAACAACAAGCAAGTTCCAAAAGAATTAGAAAAAGAAGTTGATGATGCAATTGCCCGAGTCGAGAAAATCATGGGCGCAAAATTTGGAGATCCAGAAAATCCATTGCTATTTTCGGTTCGATCCGGTGCCCGCAGTTCGATGCCAGGAATGATGGAGACGGTTCTCAACATCGGTTTGACCACCAAAACCATTCCAGGGATGATCAAGCAGACCAAAAATGAGCGTTTTGTGTACGATGCGTACCGTCGCTTGATTGCCATGTACTCGGATGTGGTGATGGAGAAAGCTGAAGGGATTGAACCAGCGGACGGCCATGGGATTCGGGAGCAATTGGAACATGAGCTGGATCGCATGAAGCAGGCTCGGGGATACAAATATGATACAGATTTGACAGCTCAAGATCTAAAAGAGCTGGTTGAAATTTACAAGGCGAAAGTGAAAGAAGTATTAGGCAAGCCGTTCCCAGATGATCCTCGGGAGCAACTATGGGGCGGTATCAAAGCGGTATTTCAATCATGGATGGGCAAGCGGGCTATCTCTTACCGTCGTATTGAAGGGATTCCCGACGATTGGGGGACTGCCGTGAACGTTCAGGCCATGGTATTCGGCAATATGGGCGATGACAGTGCTACGGGCGTGGCGTTCACCCGAAACCCGGCGACGGGTGAAAATGTGTTCTACGGTGAGTGGTTGCCCAATGCCCAGGGTGAAGATGTCGTTGCTGGGATACGGACGCCCAATCCGATCAACCGGGCTGGCAAAACGGAAGACACTCAGCACCTTCCGAGCCTGGAAGAGGTCATGCCGGAGCTGTACAAGCAGCTCGATAGCATTCAGAAGAAATTAGAGCGGCATTATAAAGATATGCAGGACATCGAGTTCACCATCCAAAAAGGCCGTTTATGGATGTTGCAGACCCGAGTTGGAAAGCGGAACGGTCCAGCAGCGGTCCGAATGGCGGTGGAGATGTGCCAGGAAGGCTTAATCGACAAGAAGACGGCATTGATGCGCGTGAAACCATCGCAATTGGACGAACTGTTGCATCCGATGCTAGATCCTGAGGCTGAGAAAAAGGCCAAGGAGTTGGCGAAAGGTTTGCCAGCAGGGCCCGGCGGCGCCAATGGCATGATCGTTTTTACAGCCGATGATGCAGAAGCTTGGGCCAAGCAGGGCAAAAAGGTGATCTTGGTGCGCAACGAGACCTCTCCAGAAGATGTCCATGGTATGCACGCTGCGGCTGCCATTTTAACGGCGAAGGGTGGTATGACCAGCCATGCGGCATTGGTTGCGCGCGGCTGGGGTAAGTGCTGCATCGTTGGATGTAGTGCGCTGCAAATCGATTTGGCCAATAAACAGTTGAGCGTCAACGGGAAACTGTTGAAAGAGGGCGATTGGATCTCGTTGAACGGGACGCGCGGCCGCGTTTATGAAGGGAAACTGCCCTTGGTCGAACCCGACCTGGAGCATAACCAGCTCTATCAGCAACTGATGAAGTGGGCTGATGAAGTCCGCGAACTGGGGATTCGCACCAATGCGGATCGACCTCAGGATGCGGCACAGGCGCGTGCTTTTGGTGCTGAGGGAATTGGATTGTGTCGGACCGAACACATGTTCTTCGACCCGGAACGGATTATGGCCATGCGCGAGATGATCGTCGCTGAGAACGAAACCGACCGCCGAAAGGCAGTGATGAAATTGTTGCCGTATCAGCGTAATGACTTTTACGGGATCCTCAAAGCTATGCATGATCTTCCTGTGACCATCCGGTTGCTCGACCCGCCGCTCCATGAGTTCGTCAACCTCGATGAGAGACAAATCAAAGAGTTGAGCAAACAATTGGGGATCACCGAGCAGAAGCTGAAAGCCCGCATTGAAGCCCTTCATGAGTTGAATCCAATGCTGGGCCATCGTGGCTGTCGCTTGGGCATTGCCTATCCAGAGATCACAGAAATGCAGGCTCGGGCGATTTTTGAAGCGGCCGCCGATCTCACCAAAGAGGGCGTAAAAGTCTACCCCGAGGTGATGGTGCCTTTAACTGGGATTTACACAGAGTTTGATCATCAGAAAGCCATTATTGACCGCGTCGCCAAGGAGGTCATGGAAGAAAAACAGGTCAAATTTAGCTACATGGTGGGTACGATGATCGAAATCCCGCGGGCTTGCGTCACTGCTAACGAGATCGCTCGAACGGCCGAGTTCTTCTCATTTGGTACCAACGACCTCACGCAGACCACCTTTGGATTTTCCCGAGATGATATCGGTAGCTTCTTACCTTATTATCTGGACCATAAGATTCTGCCCAATGATCCTTTCCAGACCCTGGATCAGAACGGCGTGGGACAGCTCATCGATATGGGGGTCAAGCGGGGACGTTCAGTACGGCCAGATCTCAAGATCGGCATTTGCGGTGAGCACGGTGGCGATCCAGATTCTATCGATTTCTGCCATCGTGTTGGCATGAACTACGTCTCTTGCTCGCCATTCCGTGTACCGATCGCGCGACTGGCAGCGGCTCATGCCGCCATCAAAAATGGGCCTCAGAAAAAGTAATTGGTGATCGATGTTTGGATTTGCAGCGGTGGTTAGTTTCGAATTCGAAAGCTACCACCGCTTTTTTTGTTCTGAGCCAGAATCAATCACGAGGATCTTATTCTACACAGGGACCAAATTGTGGACTTGTGTTTATCAATTCTGCAAGCACAGCAACCCCATTCTGCGCATTATAAGATGCCTGCATTCGCAGGCATGACAGCTTCTTATGCTCTAGTTTGCAGATGTCCATTTTTGTATTAAGCTGGATTCGAACAATATGCGGCAATGCATGCCCGCTCAGTTAAAAACGCTATGACCTAAAATAGGCGACACGAGATAGAGGTGGGGCCATTTCGCGGGGAGGAATTGTTGAAAGGTAGTCTTATAAATTTACTGTGAGGTCTTATTGTATGGACTTATCGAAAATCGCGCATATCGGTGAAGATTTTCAAGAATACACCAAATATCAGTATTTCTTCAGCCCGAGCGATATGAGTCGAGGGATCCCGGTCCCTCAAGCCGAAAAACCGATCCCGCCAGATGTCCCTCAAGTCGCTCTTCCAAAAACCGAACCATTGCTCTCCAAATTTGGAAAAGAAATTTTCTTTATAATCAAACAGCGGCGATCGAGGCGGGATTATTTGGAAAAACCACTCAGCCTGGAGCAACTATCGCTATTGCTGTGGGCCACTCAGGGGCTACAGCAGGCTGGTTATGGTTATACCTTGCGAACTGTTCCATCGGCCGGGGCGCGACATCCCTTGGAAACCTATTTGCTGATAAATCATCTTGAACAATTGCAGTCTGGCCTGTATCGTTATTCTCCCTCGCGACATGCAGTGATCCAGTTGAGGAATGATCCTGCGATTGTAGATCATTTAACAGAAGCTTGCCTTGGGCAGGAGATGTTCAGGACGTGCAGTGTAGCTTTTATTTGGACTGCCGTGATCCAGCGCAGTCGTTGGAAATATCAGCAGCGCGCCTATCGTTATATTTATCTGGATGCAGGTCACGTTTGCCAAAATCTCTATCTTGCTTGTGAAGCATTGAAATTGGGCTGTTGCGCCGTGGCGGCATTTGATGACGATGCTGTGAATCGCTTGCTGGAAGTCGATGGCAAAGAGGAATTTGCCATTTATTTGGCGACTGTGGGAGCTGTGTAGCGATATTAAAGAATCGAGCGTTTCGGCATAGGGCGAGAGACTTTGTGCGCTTATCGTCCCTCGCCACATGCCTTATTTCCATATGCGTTGAAGCAGCGGATTAATTATCAAGATCCCACTTTTGGTGATGAGACCCATATTGCCACGCGTTTGGTTATCTGGTGTTGTTTTTTAGGAGAATGATCCTTCAAGTTCATCAATGGTCTTTGGGATCGGCCTGCCCAACACCCGATGGCCTTTCGACGTCACCAAAACGTCATCTTCAATGCGGATGCCTCCAAAGCCAATGGTCGCTTCAACCTTGTCGTAGTTGATGAATGATTTATGTCTCCCTTCATTTTTCCATTGGGAGATCAATTCCGGCATGAAATAGATACCTGGCTCAACCGTA
Proteins encoded:
- the tmk gene encoding dTMP kinase, with product MMTGKLITFEGIDLCGKSVQIEQLVAKLHDRNYPFLLLREPGGTLIAEKIRDTLLSKVPEPMNPITEYLLYSAARAQLVQEKIIPALQQGRLVICDRFFDSSTAYQGYGRGIDLDFVERTNRFVTQGIVPNLTFLIDIDIDEMEQRKKRMNKQLDRMEDQDRTFFERVRNGYFEIAAKQSERFRIIDGKSTIQIIADEIWAQVKRIVALNE
- the ppdK gene encoding pyruvate, phosphate dikinase, giving the protein MGKKYVYFFGEGKADGNANMKELLGGKGANLAEMCNLGIPVPPGFTITTEMCTYYYQNNKQVPKELEKEVDDAIARVEKIMGAKFGDPENPLLFSVRSGARSSMPGMMETVLNIGLTTKTIPGMIKQTKNERFVYDAYRRLIAMYSDVVMEKAEGIEPADGHGIREQLEHELDRMKQARGYKYDTDLTAQDLKELVEIYKAKVKEVLGKPFPDDPREQLWGGIKAVFQSWMGKRAISYRRIEGIPDDWGTAVNVQAMVFGNMGDDSATGVAFTRNPATGENVFYGEWLPNAQGEDVVAGIRTPNPINRAGKTEDTQHLPSLEEVMPELYKQLDSIQKKLERHYKDMQDIEFTIQKGRLWMLQTRVGKRNGPAAVRMAVEMCQEGLIDKKTALMRVKPSQLDELLHPMLDPEAEKKAKELAKGLPAGPGGANGMIVFTADDAEAWAKQGKKVILVRNETSPEDVHGMHAAAAILTAKGGMTSHAALVARGWGKCCIVGCSALQIDLANKQLSVNGKLLKEGDWISLNGTRGRVYEGKLPLVEPDLEHNQLYQQLMKWADEVRELGIRTNADRPQDAAQARAFGAEGIGLCRTEHMFFDPERIMAMREMIVAENETDRRKAVMKLLPYQRNDFYGILKAMHDLPVTIRLLDPPLHEFVNLDERQIKELSKQLGITEQKLKARIEALHELNPMLGHRGCRLGIAYPEITEMQARAIFEAAADLTKEGVKVYPEVMVPLTGIYTEFDHQKAIIDRVAKEVMEEKQVKFSYMVGTMIEIPRACVTANEIARTAEFFSFGTNDLTQTTFGFSRDDIGSFLPYYLDHKILPNDPFQTLDQNGVGQLIDMGVKRGRSVRPDLKIGICGEHGGDPDSIDFCHRVGMNYVSCSPFRVPIARLAAAHAAIKNGPQKK
- a CDS encoding S41 family peptidase is translated as MNSYKHYLSLAIVVALIGVVILFGGWVSRGANVSKPDFYFEIDKNLKLFGKVYEEIATRYVEEIDPEKFMKSGINGMLDNLDPYTVFVEQEGNNELQIMTKGKYGGVGMRIAKREGWPTVVEPPFEGTPAAKAGIREGDQIIEVDGVATNNLSISETAQRLRGEIGTAVNIKIRRVGEEKVLEFRLIRAEIKISDVSYAGFVKDKIGYVRLGQFSRFAGKQVRDSIAVLKSKGMEALILDLRGNPGGLLESAVQVAENFVKQGDLIVYTRGRATGTNVEYRSKETPIWGDKPLVVLVDEYSASASEIVAGAIQDLDRGLIIGSPTFGKGLVQTVVPLDREGTSLKITTAKYYIPSGRLIQKPDFIRSKEILYGYDSKKDSLSNVEPDQFYTVGKRRVHGKGGIVPDIKIASEEISPLVANLTMKSMFFNFALEYASSHKSLNTDFVIDDSIVADFKKFLKAKDFSYKTRSEMKLEELIKVLKEEKYSSAMESSLEQLKKTLQEAKDQDFQRDLETIKWNLKAEIAAKLWGTPGKYQVEFQWHPEIKKAVEILSNDREYFSLLSSNVDIK
- a CDS encoding SagB/ThcOx family dehydrogenase translates to MDLSKIAHIGEDFQEYTKYQYFFSPSDMSRGIPVPQAEKPIPPDVPQVALPKTEPLLSKFGKEIFFIIKQRRSRRDYLEKPLSLEQLSLLLWATQGLQQAGYGYTLRTVPSAGARHPLETYLLINHLEQLQSGLYRYSPSRHAVIQLRNDPAIVDHLTEACLGQEMFRTCSVAFIWTAVIQRSRWKYQQRAYRYIYLDAGHVCQNLYLACEALKLGCCAVAAFDDDAVNRLLEVDGKEEFAIYLATVGAV